Genomic DNA from Candidatus Kapaibacterium sp.:
AGCCACAGCCACCAGATGCCAGGACGGAGTAGTATCCCCGACCAGAGAAGGGCATTGGCAACATACAGTGGATGGCGCACAACCGAATACGGCCCTGTTGTGTTGAGCTGCTCAGCGATCTGTTCCCGAGTGTTGCGGCCAGAAGTTCCCTCGGGAACCTGCCCGACTACCCATCCCCGCAAAACCAGCCCTGCAGCAATCCACGCCCAGCAGACCAACTGCCACCAGAGGGAATCCACAAAGTCCGGCACTGGCCCCTGAAAGACCGCTACAATAACCACTGGCAGCAGTAACAGGGGCATCCAGCCACGGTTGCGGAACAGCCACTCTCCCTGTCGCCGCAGAGTCTCCGCAAGCGGTGCCACCATACCCCAAGTACGCCCCCAGCTATGGCCGTAGAAACGCACAACGAGGCGGCCCTCGTGTATAAGCTACCGCAATGGGAAGTATCCAGGGCCAAATGGCTAATTTTGTGTGCTATTCATGTAACACGCTAGCCTCCTCGTCGGTGAGCGCTTCCGCACAACCACGCGTAGCCCCTCGCAGTTCTGCATGGAAAGAGCTGGCAGTATATGCCAACCTCGGCATGACTATCGCCGTAGCCTTTGGAGTCTGCGGGCTGCTAGGCTGGTGGATTGACCAGCACCTCCACAGCTCACCTATCGGACTACTGAGCGGGTTGACTGTTGGGTGTGCAGTCGCTCTCCGAGAGATATGGAAAGTGGTTCGCAAACTCAACGCCTCGTCGGAGGGACATCACCTATGAGCTCTGAAGCCCTAACTGGCGTCGTGTGGGGAGTAGGCTTATGCAGTGCTAACTTCCTGCTCTCCTACCTCACTGCCCGCTGGGCCTTTCGGAAATCACTGCAGCTCTTCCTCCGTTCGGTGCTCGGTGGGATGGTAGTTCGGCTCTTAGCGACTAGCGCTACAGCAGGCTACCTCTTAGCCGTTGAGAAGGTCTACCCGCTCGGGTTTGCCCTGTCGTTCTCTGTGGGGGTAGCCGTGCTACTGACCGCAGAAATCGTAGACTTCCACCGACGGTACGAGACCTTTCGTCTCCGCCCGCTCACAATACCGTAAGCCTAATGAGCGCTACGCCTACCGGAGACGGCAATGTCTTCACCCAGCTCTTAGGGAAGCTGGGTGATCACCACGGGTTCTACATCGGCCCCTACAAGGTACTCAGCCTCCCAATCATCCTGTGGGACGACGGCCAACTCCATGTTTACCGATCGCCCTCAGAGATGGAGGCGAGCGGCAAATACCGCATGGTTATGGGGCATCCCGTGCGGACGCTCGACGGAACAAAGCCAGCCTTAGACCTCTCCATCACGAACTTGGTCGTATACCAGTGGTTGGGGATGCTGCTCCTCGGGTGGCTCTTATGGCGCACCGTGAGTCGTTACCGCAAGGCACCGCTGCAGCCCCCACGCGGGCTGCAGAATGCCATAGAGGCTATCGTGCTCTTCATTCGGGACGAAGTCGTCCGACCGAACATCCCCTCTCACCATCTTTCCCAGCGCCTACTGCCGTATTTCCTAACGCTCTTCTTCTTCATCCTCGTTCTCAACCTACTAGGGCTATTGCCCGGCGGGCACACGGCCACGGGCTCCTTGGCAGTTACGGGAGCTCTCGCGCTGACGGCCTTCCTCGTCATCAACGGTGGGGCCATCGCCACAATTGGCCTCAAGCGCTGGCTTCGCCACCTCCTCGGCGGCGGTCCCCTGTGGCTGAGCCCAATCCTGGTGCCGATTGAGGTCATCGGGATGTTCGCTAAGGCCTTCGCCCTCTGCGTCCGATTGTTCGCGAATATGACAGCAGGGCATATCGCTTTGCTAGCCCTCGTGGGGCTCATCTTTTTCTTCGGCACCGTGCTCATTGCACCGGTGTCCATTGCTTTCTCGGTATTCGTGTACTTCCTGGAAACCCTGGTGGCCTTCCTACAGGCCTACATCTTCACAATTCTCACTGCGGTCTTCCTCGGCTTAGCGACCGAGGAGAGCCACTGACGTTGGCACTGTTCAGCCTCCCTCCCATGAGGGATGGTAGGGTGAGATGGTGTAACAACATAACGGAGTGACGTGCCATGGAGCTAGGACTAGCGTGGTTAGCTGCAGGCATTGGTGTTGGCATCAGTGTCTTGGGAGCAGGTACCGGCATTGGGCGTCTGGGTGCTGCGGCTCTGGAAGCTGCCAGCCGCCAACCAGAAACGGCTGCTGAGACGCGGACACTGATGCTGATTGCAGCTGCCCTCATCGAGGGAATTGCCCTCATCGCCTGCATCGTCTGCATCCTGTTGGCTGTCAAGACTGCATAGTGCCCCATCCCAAGAGAGAGTACCATGCCCAACTTCCTGGAGGTCTCTCCCGGCTTGATGTTCTGGACTCTCCTCAATTTCGGCATCTTCCTGGTGCTGCTAGCACGTTTTGCATGGAAGCCCATCTTGAATGCCGTAGAGCAGCGCGAGCGCACGATTGCAGAAGCGCTCAGTAGCGCTGAGACTGCGCGCCGAGAAGCTGAGCGACTCCTCCAAGAGGCTCACCAGCGCCTCCAGGAAGCACAGCAGGAGGTCCATCGCCTGCTCCGCGAGGGCAAACAACAGGCAGAAGCTCTCCTACGAGAAGCCAGCGAGCGTGCTGAACAACTGAAGCGGCAGAAGCTGGAGGAGACCCAGCTGGAAATCCAACGCCAGCTGGAGCGCGCCTATGCCCAGCTCTACGCCGATGTTGCCAACCTAGTGGTAGAGGGCACAGCTCGTCTGCTTCAACAGACGCTCGATCCGGAAGCCCACCGAAAGCTGGTAGAATCTTTCGTCAACGAGATTGCACGACAGAACTGAGCCAAGTGGGATGTCGCCCCTGCGGATTGCGCGTCGGTATGCTACAGCGCTCCTAAGGTTAGCGCAGGAGGGCTCCCTCCATGCTCAGGTCTACGAGGAGCTCTGCTGGTTGCGGGACCTCCTACGGCGTTCCTCGGAGCTGCGGGCCTTTCTACGGAACCCCGTCATCCGAGCGGAGCGGAAACGGGCCGTGGTAACGGAGCTCTTTGCTGGACGGCTGACACCCCTGCTGCTACAGTTCCTGTTGCTGCTCGTCGACAAGCGGCGCGAGGCACTGCTACCAGAAATCATCACCGCTTACGAGGAGCTCTACTTCCAGTACACCGACCGCCTAGCAGTCACGGTCCGCTCCGCTATTCCGCTAGAGACACCGCTCCAGAACCGGCTCGTCGAAGCCTTGCAGGAGCGCACCGGAAAAACGATTGTCCCAATCTTCGCTGTAGATCCTACCCTCATCGGAGGGGTGCAGCTCCAGATTGGGGACACCGTCATTGACGGCTCCCTCCGCCACGCCCTGGAGCGCCTCCGGCGAGACCTACACCAGAAAGCCCCCACACGCTGGCTCCGCTCAAACGGCGAGACAAGTCCCCTAACGGATCACAAGCCATGATCGAGCTCCGACCAGAAGAGATTTCGACGATCCTTCGGCGCCAGTTGGCTGGATTTGAGCGCGAGGTTGACATCTACGATGTGGGCACCGTCCTTCAGGTCGGCGACGGAGTAGCCCGTGTCTATGGCTTACGTCAGGCGATGATGTCTGAGCTCGTTGAGTTCCCTAACGGGGTTGTGGGCATGGTCCTCAATCTGGAAGAGGACCACGTCGGCGTCATCCTCTTTGGTGACGATCGCCTGGTAAAGGAGGGCGATGTGGTCCGCCGTACCGGCCGCGTGGCCTCTGTTCCCGTAGGCGAAGAACTGTTGGGCCGTGTCGTCAATCCGTTGGGGGTCCCCTTGGACGGCAAGGGCCCTATCAACGCCAAGCAGTATTTGCCGATGGAACGGAAGGCCATTGGTGTCATCTACCGACAGCCCGTCAAGGAACCGCTCCAGACCGGTATCAAAGCCATCGATGCCCTCATCCCAATTGGACGAGGACAGCGCGAGCTCATCATCGGAGACCGCCAGACTGGGAAGACGGCTATCGCTATCGACACCATCATCAACCAGAAGTACACCCACACCGAGGAAGCCCGTCGCCGCGGGATTAAGCCTGTCTACTGCATCTACGTCGCAATTGGACAGAAAGCTTCTACCGTCGCAAACGTCGTGGCAACATTACGAGAATACGGGGCTATGGACTATACGATTGTTGTAGCCGCGAATGCCTCTGACCCTGCCCCGCTACAGTATATAGCACCGTACTGCGGTGCTTCCATGGGCGAGTACTTCCGAGACACAGGGCGCCATGCGCTGATTGTCTACGACGATCTCTCCAAACAGGCTGCGGCCTATCGGCAGGTCTCCCTTCTGCTCCGCCGTCCGCCAGGACGGGAAGCATACCCAGGAGACATCTTCTACGTCCACAGCCGCCTGTTGGAGCGCGCAGCGAAGCTCAGCGATGAGCTTGGCGGAGGCTCTCTAACCGCCTTACCCATCATTGAAACCCAGGCCGGAGATGTGGCTGCCTACATTCCTACGAACGTCATCTCCATCACTGATGGGCAGATCTACCTGGAGACCGGCCTCTTCAACGCTGGCATCCGTCCCGCTATGAACGTCGGGATCTCTGTCTCCCGCGTTGGCGGCAACGCCCAAATCAAAGCAATGAAGCGCGTTGCCGGGCCGCTGAAGATAGAGCTCGCAATGTACCGCGAACTAGAGGCCTTCGCCAAGTTCGGCTCAGACTTAGACCCGACCACCCAACGCCAGCTCCGCCGTGGAGCCCGGCTGGTGGAAATCCTCAAGCAACCCCAGTACTCACCAATGCCCGTTGAGGAGCAGATTGCTATCCTATACGCTGCCACCAACGGCTGGCTAGATGAACTCCCGCTAGAGTTGGTTGCAGCCTTCGAACGGGAATTCCTGGAGTATCTCCGTACCTTCCACCAACGCTCTATCTTAGAAGCCATCCTAGACACGCAGGACCTCACACCCGAGATCTCCCAGCGGCTGGACGAAGCCCTACAGCACTTCTGCACGGAATTCCGGCAACGCCACGGGCTCTCGTAGTATAGCATGATTCTACTCACCGGCGGTGCCGGCTTCATCGGTAGTTGCTTCCTCTGGAAGCTGAACCAAGAGGGGATCTTCGATGTCATCGTCGTAGACCGACTCAGCGGCGAAAAATGGAGAAACTTAGTCGGCAAGCGCTTCCGTGAGTTTATCCACAGGGACGACCTCCTACCCCGCCTACTACGGAACGAGCTAGGCACACTAGAGGCCATTGTCCATCTGGGAGCCCGTACCAACACGACGGATTCCAACATCGCTGCTCTACTGGCCGATAACTACGAGTACAGCAAGGTCCTCGCGCGCTATGCGGTCGAACGAGGAATTCGCTTCATCTACGCCAGTAGTGCGGCAACCTACGGCGCAGGCGAGCAAGGGTTCCAGGAATCTCGGCTCTGGGCTCTCCGCCCACTCAGCCCGTACGGGTTTTCCAAGCACCTTTTTGACTGCTGGGCAGCAGCAGAAGGAATTCTAGAGCATGCCGTCGGAGTGAAGCTCTTCAACGTCTACGGCCCCAACGAGTACCACAAGGGGCCGATGGCGAGCATGGTTTGGCATGGTTTCCGCAAAATCCAGCAAACGGGCAAAATGCAGCTCTTCAAATCTACCGACTCGCAGTACGTCGACGGCGAACAGAAGCGAGACTTCACGTACGTCAAGGACGTCGTCGCAGTGCTGTGGAAGCTCTTGACACAGCCAAAGCTCGTGGGTCTCTACAACGTCGGTACTGGACAGGCTCGAAGCTGGAACGAGCTTGCCCATGCACTATTTGCTGCCTTAGGCAAACCTGTGCAGATCGAATACATTGAGATGCCCGCTGAGCTGCGTTCCCAGTATCAGAACTTCACCCAGGCCGATCTTAGCAAATTGCAGGCCAGCGGGGTCGTTCACTCCTTCCGGTCACTGGAGGAAGGAGTGACGGAATACGTGCAGGAGTACCTCCTCCCCGGGCAGTTATACTTGTAGGAGTGCAATCATGGCGACGTTGCGAGACATCCGGCGGCGAATCCAGGCTGTGCGAAACACAGCGAAGATTACTGCGGCTATGCGCATGGTCTCCGCAGCCAAGCTGCGACGGGCCCAAGAAGCCATTTGGGCAGCTCGGCCATATGCCCACAAGCTCACGGAAATCCTCTGGCACTTGTCTGGGACAACCCGCGATTTCCTCCATCCCTTCTTCGAAGCACGAAAGGAGATACGCTCTGTCCTGCTGGTGGTCGTCACAGCCGACCGCGGGCTATGTGGGAGTTTCAACAACAACGTCCTCCGGGCAGCGCTCCAGCGCTTGGAAGCTCTACGGCACGATTTCCCCAAAGCGACTGTGCAGATAGCCGCCATCGGGCGGCGCGGGATCTCGTTCTTCCGCAAGCGTGCCAGCGAACCTATCGCCTACGAGAAACCGGACGTCTTCTCACCCCTACGGTACGAGACGGCTCAAGAAATAGCCCAGTTCTGCATGGATGCCTACATGGCAGGACGCTACGACCGAGTGGAAGTTCTCTACAATGAGTTCCGTTCCGTCCTCCGGCAAGAAGTACGCCACGAGCTCCTTTTGCCGATTACCCCACCGGCGCAGATGGAACTCCCGCGCCGAGAGTACATCTACGAGCCCTCCCAAGCAGACATCCTGACAGCGCTCCTTCCGCTCTCTATCCAAACCCAGCTCTGGCGGATTCTGCTGGACTCCTCAGCGGCCGAGCATGCTGCCCGGATGATCGCCATGGAGAATGCAACTTCCAACGCCCACGAGCTAATCCGCCATCTTCAGCTCCAGTACAACAAAGAACGGCAAGCAGCGATTACGAAGGAGATGGTAGAGATCACCAGCGGAGCTGAAGCACTCCGCGGAACAGGATAGAGAGTTGCATGACGGACTCCCCCTCCATGGCACTGCCAGAAGACTTGGGTCCCTTCATCGATGTCCGTCCGCTCCTGGAGCCACGCTCGATTGCTGTCATTGGGGCCTCTCGTCAGCCTCACACCGTCGGATGGCTGATCTTGGATAACCTCCTGAGCTGCGGATATACAGGGGTCGTCTACCCCGTGAATCCCCGCGCCCATGCTGTGCGGGGTGTTCGGGCATATCCCAGCATAGAGGCTGTCCCCGAGAGGGTAGAGTTAGCCATTATCGCAGTACCTGCCCCTATAGTCCCTGAGGTCCTAGATGCATGCGGGCGGCAGGGAGTGCAAGCCGCTATCGTGCTGAGCGCCGGCTTCAAAGAAATTGGCCCAGAAGGAGCCCGACGCGAGGCTCTCATCCGCGACCTTAGCCAGCAGTACGGTATAGCCCTCCTCGGCCCGAACTGCCTAGGAGCCATGAACACAGATCCCACAGTCCGCCTCAATGCCACTTCTGGACAGGCAATGGCACAAGAAGGAAGGATTGGCTTCATCAGCCAGAGCGGAGCTCTATGTGCCGCTGTCTTAGACTACACTCGTGCCCAGAACATCGGACTGAGTAAGGTCATCAGCCTCGGCAATAAAGCTGGAGCAACGGAGGTAGACTTCTTAGCCTACCTTTGACAGGATCCGCAGACAAAGGTCATCCTGCTCTACATCGAAGAACTCTCCGATGGCCGCCGCTTCCTAGAGTTTAGCCCACCGGATTACGAGCGATACCGATAACCCCAAACCCATCTTGGCCCTGAAAAGCTGGACGGACTGTTGCCGGCGCCCGAGCTCTTGCTTCACACACAGGCTCCCTTGGTGGTAGCGACGAGGTCTATCAGGCCCTCTTCAAGCAGGCCGGGGTTCTGCGTGTGGAGACGGTAGAGGACCTATTCGAGTACGCTCTTGCTTTCGCCCACCAGCCCGTCCCAAAGGGTCCGCGGGTGGCTATCATCACGAATGCTGGTGGTGTGGGGATCTGGCAGCCGATACTTGCATTCAACATGGGCTGGAGGTCCCCTCCTTGTCCCAACCGGAACAGTTTCGAGAGCATTGCCAACTTCCACAACACGCTGGGGTAAGCAATCCGATAGACCTCATCGCTGATACTCGCTTGGAGCGATAGGCCTGTGTCCTCGACGTACTGCTCCATGACCCTGCGTTTGATACCCTTCTGGTGCTCTTCGTCCCGATTCCGACAGCAGACACGGAAGAGATTGCTGACGTCATCTTGCAGGTAGCCCACCAGCGCCATAAGCCACTCGTGACCTGCTTCATGGGTGTCATCGGCATTGGTCCGGCGAAGACAAAGCTCCGAGCAGCCGGTATCCCCTGCTACGACTTTCCTGAAGATGCTGCTCGCGCCTTAGCTGCAATGGTGCGATACCATCGTTGGCGTACACGTCCATCCACTGGACCGCACCTATGTTGTCCAGCATAATGTAGCACGCCAGCTCTTAGAGAATGCTCCTACTACTCCCCACGGATTCATCGCTGAAGACATTGCTTTCCGCGTGCTAGAAGCGTACGGGTTCCCTCTACTGCCGTGGGCAACGGCGCGTTCGCCGGAAGAAGCCGTTGCTGTTGCAGCCCAACTCGGCTTTCCTGTTGCACTCAAAGTACTCTCGCCAGACATCATCCACAAGTTCGACATCGGCGGAGTCCTACTGAACGTGTCCTCTCCAGAAGCCCGTCCATGCTGGATTCCAGCACATCCAGCAAGCTGTCATGCAAAATGCACCCCAAGCTCGGTTTGAGGGGGTTATTGTCCAGAAGATGGGTGCGCGAGGGCACGAACTCATCTTGGGCATCAAGCGCGATCCACAGTTTGGACCCATCATCATGGTCGGTCTAGGAGGGATTTACGTCGAGGTCTTCCGTGACGTTGCATTCCGGATTGCCCCACTTCGCGAGCGCAGCGCTTACCTGATGATTGAGGAGACCCGTGTCGCCTCACTACTCCAGGGCATCCGCGGCCAACCTCCAGCCGATATCGACGCCGTTGCCGACTGCCTCCTCCGCCTTTCCCAGCTATCGCTGGAACAGTCGCTGGTGGACGAGTTGGACATCAATCCTCTACTGTATCCGAAAGGCAATGGGGTTGCCGTCGTTGACGTCCGTATAGCCGTTCGGCGGCATCCTGAGTCCAAGTGAAGGTTCGCACAGTTTACATCTGCCAGAACTGCGGTGCAACCTCTGCCCGTTGGAGTGGACGCTGTCCCTTCTGTGGTGAGTGGGGGACCTTCGTTGAGGAACGGCGGGAGGTCCCCTCTGCATCCCAAGGGGACAGCGATTCCACCGAGCTCGTACAGCCTCTGCCACTCAGTCTCATTGTTTCCCAGAGCGTCGAGCGCCTGCCGACAGGAATCCGAGAGCTGGATCGCGTCATCGGTGGCGGCTTCGTACCAGGAACACTCGTTCTCTTGGCTGGAGACCCAGGGGTCGGCAAATCCACCCTACTACTCCAGGTCTGTGCCCACCTTGTAGAGCAACATCCCTTATACGTCTCCGGCGAAGAGTCCTTGGAGCAGCTCCGGCTCCGTGCTGAGCGCCTCATACCCTCCCCCTCCACTACGGAGGCACTCTCGGAGACGGAGCTAGAGCGAATTGAAGCAGCCCTTGCACGCAGTCCCGCGACGCTGGTTGTTCTTGACTCTGTGCAGACAGTATACAGCTCAGCGCTGGAATCCCCCCCGGGTTCCGTTACTCAAGTCCGAGAAGTTGCTTCTCGCCTACAGCGCTTGGCAAAACGAACCGGCAAGATCATCATACTCGTCGGGCACGTTACTAAAGAAGGACTGATTGCTGGCCCAAAGGTGCTAGAGCACGTCGTGGATGTAGTCCTGCAGCTGGAAGGGGAGGTCGGATACCCTTACCGTGTCCTAAGAGCACTCAAGAACCGGTTTGGCCCCACTCATGAATTGGGCTTCTTTGAGATGACCACCGAAGGACTTCGGGAGCTGCCGAACCCTTCTGAACTCTTTCTCAGTGACGGGACAGCAGGACAGTCAGGAGTCGCAATTGCTGCTGTGCTAGAG
This window encodes:
- the atpE gene encoding ATP synthase F0 subunit C, with protein sequence MELGLAWLAAGIGVGISVLGAGTGIGRLGAAALEAASRQPETAAETRTLMLIAAALIEGIALIACIVCILLAVKTA
- a CDS encoding acetate--CoA ligase family protein, translated to MLEAYGFPLLPWATARSPEEAVAVAAQLGFPVALKVLSPDIIHKFDIGGVLLNVSSPEARPCWIPAHPASCHAKCTPSSV
- the atpH gene encoding ATP synthase F1 subunit delta gives rise to the protein MSPLRIARRYATALLRLAQEGSLHAQVYEELCWLRDLLRRSSELRAFLRNPVIRAERKRAVVTELFAGRLTPLLLQFLLLLVDKRREALLPEIITAYEELYFQYTDRLAVTVRSAIPLETPLQNRLVEALQERTGKTIVPIFAVDPTLIGGVQLQIGDTVIDGSLRHALERLRRDLHQKAPTRWLRSNGETSPLTDHKP
- the atpA gene encoding F0F1 ATP synthase subunit alpha, which encodes MIELRPEEISTILRRQLAGFEREVDIYDVGTVLQVGDGVARVYGLRQAMMSELVEFPNGVVGMVLNLEEDHVGVILFGDDRLVKEGDVVRRTGRVASVPVGEELLGRVVNPLGVPLDGKGPINAKQYLPMERKAIGVIYRQPVKEPLQTGIKAIDALIPIGRGQRELIIGDRQTGKTAIAIDTIINQKYTHTEEARRRGIKPVYCIYVAIGQKASTVANVVATLREYGAMDYTIVVAANASDPAPLQYIAPYCGASMGEYFRDTGRHALIVYDDLSKQAAAYRQVSLLLRRPPGREAYPGDIFYVHSRLLERAAKLSDELGGGSLTALPIIETQAGDVAAYIPTNVISITDGQIYLETGLFNAGIRPAMNVGISVSRVGGNAQIKAMKRVAGPLKIELAMYRELEAFAKFGSDLDPTTQRQLRRGARLVEILKQPQYSPMPVEEQIAILYAATNGWLDELPLELVAAFEREFLEYLRTFHQRSILEAILDTQDLTPEISQRLDEALQHFCTEFRQRHGLS
- a CDS encoding acetate--CoA ligase family protein: MQNAPQARFEGVIVQKMGARGHELILGIKRDPQFGPIIMVGLGGIYVEVFRDVAFRIAPLRERSAYLMIEETRVASLLQGIRGQPPADIDAVADCLLRLSQLSLEQSLVDELDINPLLYPKGNGVAVVDVRIAVRRHPESK
- the radA gene encoding DNA repair protein RadA yields the protein MKVRTVYICQNCGATSARWSGRCPFCGEWGTFVEERREVPSASQGDSDSTELVQPLPLSLIVSQSVERLPTGIRELDRVIGGGFVPGTLVLLAGDPGVGKSTLLLQVCAHLVEQHPLYVSGEESLEQLRLRAERLIPSPSTTEALSETELERIEAALARSPATLVVLDSVQTVYSSALESPPGSVTQVREVASRLQRLAKRTGKIIILVGHVTKEGLIAGPKVLEHVVDVVLQLEGEVGYPYRVLRALKNRFGPTHELGFFEMTTEGLRELPNPSELFLSDGTAGQSGVAIAAVLEGTRPLLVEVQALVTPTHYAVPQRNITGYDYRRLQMIVAILERRLGIPLRQYDLFANVVGGLRLSDPAGDAALALAIVSSYRDQPLSPGTAIFGELGLTGELRPVRMPEVRIREVQRIGFRRVILPATTARALQAATTDIELIPVDRLSVALVRLFT
- the rfaD gene encoding ADP-glyceromanno-heptose 6-epimerase, producing MILLTGGAGFIGSCFLWKLNQEGIFDVIVVDRLSGEKWRNLVGKRFREFIHRDDLLPRLLRNELGTLEAIVHLGARTNTTDSNIAALLADNYEYSKVLARYAVERGIRFIYASSAATYGAGEQGFQESRLWALRPLSPYGFSKHLFDCWAAAEGILEHAVGVKLFNVYGPNEYHKGPMASMVWHGFRKIQQTGKMQLFKSTDSQYVDGEQKRDFTYVKDVVAVLWKLLTQPKLVGLYNVGTGQARSWNELAHALFAALGKPVQIEYIEMPAELRSQYQNFTQADLSKLQASGVVHSFRSLEEGVTEYVQEYLLPGQLYL
- the atpG gene encoding ATP synthase F1 subunit gamma, whose amino-acid sequence is MATLRDIRRRIQAVRNTAKITAAMRMVSAAKLRRAQEAIWAARPYAHKLTEILWHLSGTTRDFLHPFFEARKEIRSVLLVVVTADRGLCGSFNNNVLRAALQRLEALRHDFPKATVQIAAIGRRGISFFRKRASEPIAYEKPDVFSPLRYETAQEIAQFCMDAYMAGRYDRVEVLYNEFRSVLRQEVRHELLLPITPPAQMELPRREYIYEPSQADILTALLPLSIQTQLWRILLDSSAAEHAARMIAMENATSNAHELIRHLQLQYNKERQAAITKEMVEITSGAEALRGTG
- the atpF gene encoding F0F1 ATP synthase subunit B, yielding MPNFLEVSPGLMFWTLLNFGIFLVLLARFAWKPILNAVEQRERTIAEALSSAETARREAERLLQEAHQRLQEAQQEVHRLLREGKQQAEALLREASERAEQLKRQKLEETQLEIQRQLERAYAQLYADVANLVVEGTARLLQQTLDPEAHRKLVESFVNEIARQN
- a CDS encoding CoA-binding protein; translated protein: MALPEDLGPFIDVRPLLEPRSIAVIGASRQPHTVGWLILDNLLSCGYTGVVYPVNPRAHAVRGVRAYPSIEAVPERVELAIIAVPAPIVPEVLDACGRQGVQAAIVLSAGFKEIGPEGARREALIRDLSQQYGIALLGPNCLGAMNTDPTVRLNATSGQAMAQEGRIGFISQSGALCAAVLDYTRAQNIGLSKVISLGNKAGATEVDFLAYL
- a CDS encoding isoprenylcysteine carboxylmethyltransferase family protein; protein product: MVAPLAETLRRQGEWLFRNRGWMPLLLLPVVIVAVFQGPVPDFVDSLWWQLVCWAWIAAGLVLRGWVVGQVPEGTSGRNTREQIAEQLNTTGPYSVVRHPLYVANALLWSGILLRPGIWWLWLVGMGWFVVVYERIMLAEEAFLVRRFGESFQQWAAQTPAVLLHTRMYRPSAQAFQWRKLVFQEYSTWLAVLTSYTLLEGMLLWHRKGNVELPELWGSILGIAVCGALLVRLLKRYSAWRS
- the atpB gene encoding F0F1 ATP synthase subunit A; this encodes MSATPTGDGNVFTQLLGKLGDHHGFYIGPYKVLSLPIILWDDGQLHVYRSPSEMEASGKYRMVMGHPVRTLDGTKPALDLSITNLVVYQWLGMLLLGWLLWRTVSRYRKAPLQPPRGLQNAIEAIVLFIRDEVVRPNIPSHHLSQRLLPYFLTLFFFILVLNLLGLLPGGHTATGSLAVTGALALTAFLVINGGAIATIGLKRWLRHLLGGGPLWLSPILVPIEVIGMFAKAFALCVRLFANMTAGHIALLALVGLIFFFGTVLIAPVSIAFSVFVYFLETLVAFLQAYIFTILTAVFLGLATEESH